ATCGGACCCGTGAAAAAGTCATCCGGAGGGAGATCATCACAATGCCCGGCCAGCGATATCGAAGGTCGGATGTCATCAGAAGTCAGCGCGAAATATTCAATCTCGGATTCTTCGAAGACATACAGATAATGCCAGGTAACCCCGACAGTGAAGGTAACATCGACATAATATACGATGTGAAGGAAAAAGAAGGCCTGGCTACCGTAGGCGCCGGAATTGCCTACTCTCCGCAGGATAAGGCAACAGGCTACGTCGAATTCTCCCATCCGAATCTCTTCGGTCGCGGGCAGCGCCTATACACAAAATTCGAACTGGGCGGAAGATTGACAAATATCCAGGTAGGTTTTACCGAACCGTGGTTGTTCGACACAAGAACCTCTGCGGGCATGGACGTATACTACGTGAATAGGTTGTACGAATACTACACAAAAAGAGACATTGGGTTTGCCACCCGCGTATCACTACCATTTTACCTCGATTATACCAGATTCAGTTACGGTTTCAGAACTGAGAGAACGCAGATACTTGATATCGCCAGGTCCTACACTCCACCTTCGACAGGATACAGTCTGTATGATGATACCATACCCAAGTGGACGATCGCTAATTCTTTCTCGATCAGCAGGGACTCGCGCGATTACATATTCAATGCATCCAGCGGTTCGTATATTTCGCTCGGTGCCGAATTCGCCAAGAAGATTCTATATGCAAATATAGATTACAATCGATATACGATTGATGCCAGAGCTTACTTCCCGCTCATCTGGAAAATATCACTAATGACACGTATCAGTGCTGGCGTTGTAACTAGCTCTGATGAAGTTCCGATCTACAAACGCTTCTACGCAGGTGGAATTGGCACCGATGGAGTGCGTGGCTATCCCGACCGCTCGCTGTCACCCATCGAGGATGGAAGGGTTGTCGGCGGTAGTGCTGTCTTAGTAAACAACCTGGAATTGAAGCTCAAATTGTCCCAAGGGATGGCATTCGTTCTCTTCTTCGATGCCGGAAACACTTTTACTTCTTACCGTGACATGAATCTTCATAACCTTTACCGTGGTGCGGGTGCGGGTATCAGAGTTGAAGTTCCGATGATCGGAGTCATGGGTTTTGATCTCGGCTACGGTTTCGACCGGGAAAATCCGGGTTTTGAACCGCATTTCCAGATAAACCCGTTTGGCATGTTCTAGTATTGAAATACGGTATCATATACACTCGACGCGCGGCAATGCACTATCATCCAGGAGAGCATGGCAAAAAAGTAAGGCGTGGTGTCCTTTCTGTGGATGGTATGGAAAGATTATTCAATCTGGAGGACAGATGAAGAAATTGCTTTTCCCGATACTTTTCTTGCTGAGTATCACGGTCGCAAGGGAGGTCAAGATTGGTCTCGTTAATGCTGAACGCGTTATGAATGAGTACCAGGCGACAGCAGCAGCAACGGCTGAGTTCAATCAATATGTTTTTACGTTCCGGGATTCGGCCTCGATATTGAAAAGAAAGATCGATGAGCTGAAATCTGAATTAGCGACGCAGGAGCTCCTCCTGTCCGAAGAGGCGAGACTGAGAAAAATTGATGAAATCGAAGCATTGACAGAATCTTACAATCAGTTCCTTCAGAACATATTCGGTACACGTGGAAAGGTCGAACAAAAGAATGATGAGGTGATGGCTCCACTACTTGAAAAGATCAACAACGCGATCACAAAAATCGCCGAGCAGGAGGGATTTGAAATCATCCTCGAGCTCTCTGAGGGTGTCTATTATGCACTGAGTGAACTAGACATCACCGATATGGTCATCAACGAGTTAAACCTTGAATACGGACCGACAACGCTGCCAACCGGTGAGATGAAGAAGGTCATCGTCATTTTTCCGTTCCGTGAAGAGAATCCTGAGGCGATAAATGCGGGGCTCAGTCAAGTATGCCAGGATGAATTGTACCGTACGATCAGGATTTTCAGCGGCCGGTATACAATTGTCGATAAAACCACGATCAACATGGAGATAGTGAAACGAGGATTGGGAGTGAACATTATAGACGATAATCAGGCTTATGAGCTCGGAACATCGATGCTGTGTGACTATATTATTACGGGAAGGGTGTCAAAGGTAAGTGCCAAGATCGAATATACGGTCATGATAAAGAACGTAAAAGAAAAGACGGAGATATCCCGGAGAACAAGCAGCGTGACCGAATTGGTGAAACTCTACGAGGCGCTCAACAATGATCTGAGGGCGCTGCTCGATAAGATTCAACAGTGATTTAACGATTCAAGAACCATCATCTGGGCTGTAGTCTCTTGACCTCTTTTATCATCTCCCTGATCTCGCGTTCGAATTCATCCTGGAATATCAGATACTTCGCCTGCTGGCTGGGTGTAAGCATAGTCCGGATCTCCCTCATTTTATCGATCTGGCGCTCTACTCTGTCCCTGAGAATCTTCTCGTAAGCACCCAGTGATTCCGTTATTTCATTATCAGAAGCGCCGGTTCCGAGCAGCTCCTTGAGGTGAAGAAGTATTTCCCGCCGCTGCTCGCGAAATTCGTTGTCGATCTTGTGCAATTCATTCAACTTGGGAAAAAATTCGATCGCCTGTTCAGTGCTTAAATCGAGTTCCTTTGTCAGACGATAAATCCTAACTTTTTCGATTATTTCCCGGGGATCTCTGGAATCGCTTTCCTGACCGTGCGAAAATGCCACGAGAATCAGGGAAAAAACGATGAACGCCTTCATACTGCCTCCTATAATATGCCGGTACACATGCTATGTGCCGGACCGATACTTTCTATGTAACGCGATAATAAGTGCTTCCTCCTCTTCGCGGGTCAATTCATCGATTGCTTCTTCATAATCAGGCAACAGATGATCCTCTATTAGAGTGAGTTCTTTCACCATCTGTCTGTCCACGGTACCGGCGACGACAAGGCCAGCAATATCTTCATCTTCAATGAGTTCGGCAACAGGTATATTGAATTCAACAGTGCCGTTACGGGGCCATAAGATTATCAGCAGTAGCGCGGCGGCGGCAAGAACAGGTATCAGGATTTCCGGCAGGAGCCGTGGCAGCCTGGATCTTGGCCGCGACAGCCATACCGTGTGACGGACGTTCGTTTTCATTCCCTCAAATACTTCAGCAGGATGCAGCGTAACGTTATCTGAATTCATCAAACCATATTGCCGTTTGATTTTTTCATATTCCCGCGTGCATTCCACACAACGCGAAAGATGATTAAACAACTCTTCACGCTCTCTCGAACCCAGCTGTTCTTCGAGGAGCTCGACCATCTGTTCGCGCGTCCGACCACAATCTCTCATAGCCAGTCCTTTAAGTATGCCCGTAATTTCCGCACTGCGTGGTGATGATTAGCCTTTGCAGCACCCTTGCTAATTTCCATGATCTCCCTATTCCTCCGAAAGTGTATCCCTCGTAGTGGCGAAGAATGAAAGTCATCCGCTGTCTTTCAGGCAACCTTTCGAGCGCTCTATCTATGGCTACCTTCATTTGTGTTCGCTCTCGCAGCGCGTCTGCAGGTACCTGATGCTCTCGACAGAGGCAATGCAAACCGCTCGCCTCTTTTAAACGAAATGCACGTGTTAACCGTGATCCTGTAGATCCATGTGAACAACCTAGCCCGTTCATTGAATTTAATGAGGTTTCTATAGACCTTGATAAGAACCTCCTGATTGATGTCGCGCGCATCTGCTTCATTCCTTGTATATTTATAACATGTCCTATATACCGGGATCGGGTACTTCTCAACGATCGGGTCGAACACCTGTTCTTCGCCTCTCTTAGATATTCGAACCAGAATCTCATCGTCTTGGTCACTCACTTTATTGGACGCTTGAATTATGACAGCGGTTTAGAAAACCAACGGCAGTTGACTAACCTTAATCGTTGTACAGACGCGGGTTGGCTCTTAGCTACTCTTCTTCCTCGGTATAGGGCTCAAACTGGTCCTTCTCGGCACCGCATTCAGGACACACCCACTCATCCGGCAGATCCTCAAATGATGTACCGGCTTGAACGCCGTTGTCAGGATCACCAAATTCAGGATCATAGATGTATCCACATACCGTGCATTGCCATTTGACTATCATAAACCTCCCTTTTTGAACCTGCAAATTCTACAGAATAAGTCCAAGCTGTCAAGAGCTCAGCAATCCGGCATACAACTGAGCATATTTCTTTGCCGACTCTTCCCAGGAGAAGTCATATTTCATGCAACTCTCGGACAGGCTCCTGTACTTCTCGGCTTGTCTGAAAACATCACGGGCAGTCTCCGCAGCACTGGCAAGCGCTCTGCCACTATATTCGGTGAAAAGAAATCCATTTCCAGACAAGTTCTCACTGTCGAATTCATGTACAGTATCAGCAAGCCCACCGGTACTGCGAACGATGGGCACGGTACCGTATCTCAAACTGATCAGCTGGCCCAATCCACACGGTTCGTATTTGGACGGCATGAGGAAAAAGTCACTCCCAGCATATATTCGATGCGCCAGTTTATTATCAAACTTGATGTTCACACACAAGCGACCATGATAGACGTCCTGGAGTTTAAGTAGTTTGTGATGATATGATTCCTCACCAAAACCGAGAATGATCATATTGTAGCCCATCTTGATTATCTCATCCAGGGCACAGAGCAGGATGTCAAATCCCTTCTGGCCAGCGATCCGTGATACAACGCCGATGAGTGGTCTGTTTGTGTCTAGGCCATGATCGGAGCAAAGCCGCGATTTGTTGCGCTGTTTACCGTCGAAATCAACGTATTGCTCATACAGAAGTTTATCCGAACTGGGATTCCATTGTTCGTAGTCAATTCCGTTAAGGATCCCGTGGAGATCGTTGGCACGTGTCCTCAGTACCCCGTCCAAACCAAAACCCAGTTCGGGGGTTTGTATTTCTCTGGCATAATTTGGTGAGACAGTCGTGACAGCATCAGCATATACAATACCCGCTTTGAGGAAATTCACATCACCGTAGAATTCCAAGCCTCCCGGCGAGAAGTATTTTTTCTCGATTCCCAGTATCGGGAACTTATCCTTGGAAAATTTCCCCTGATAGCCGAGATTGTGGATGGTGAAAACGCTACGGGCT
The candidate division WOR-3 bacterium genome window above contains:
- the bamA gene encoding outer membrane protein assembly factor BamA; translation: MFFFFLLSYTVADIDVEAKWSDHQLIIESSGIEVGSTFEDVQIREAIENLSKLRLFNFIAVDTSIVGDGIFVRIIVDEAPYLKGVPQFTGNKKIKDGDLIKKIELRAGQILNDKTIFDAHSKILELYKEKNFHETQVSESLSVDSLNKAKLFFAISEGIEPRIGKIIIEGNTAIMDKKIKGKMSTREAGFLKSGRLIKEKLDEDIDKIAALYKENGFLDVVVHEPIVEVKNNRFIITIGVEENQKYYVGEITFEGNTLFSETVLERAMKLHSGDVYNLGFAEESIQNMYTLFADEGYIYCSIVPLENVRDSIIDIDYGITESSPANVKLVTITGNNRTREKVIRREIITMPGQRYRRSDVIRSQREIFNLGFFEDIQIMPGNPDSEGNIDIIYDVKEKEGLATVGAGIAYSPQDKATGYVEFSHPNLFGRGQRLYTKFELGGRLTNIQVGFTEPWLFDTRTSAGMDVYYVNRLYEYYTKRDIGFATRVSLPFYLDYTRFSYGFRTERTQILDIARSYTPPSTGYSLYDDTIPKWTIANSFSISRDSRDYIFNASSGSYISLGAEFAKKILYANIDYNRYTIDARAYFPLIWKISLMTRISAGVVTSSDEVPIYKRFYAGGIGTDGVRGYPDRSLSPIEDGRVVGGSAVLVNNLELKLKLSQGMAFVLFFDAGNTFTSYRDMNLHNLYRGAGAGIRVEVPMIGVMGFDLGYGFDRENPGFEPHFQINPFGMF
- a CDS encoding OmpH family outer membrane protein, with the translated sequence MKKLLFPILFLLSITVAREVKIGLVNAERVMNEYQATAAATAEFNQYVFTFRDSASILKRKIDELKSELATQELLLSEEARLRKIDEIEALTESYNQFLQNIFGTRGKVEQKNDEVMAPLLEKINNAITKIAEQEGFEIILELSEGVYYALSELDITDMVINELNLEYGPTTLPTGEMKKVIVIFPFREENPEAINAGLSQVCQDELYRTIRIFSGRYTIVDKTTINMEIVKRGLGVNIIDDNQAYELGTSMLCDYIITGRVSKVSAKIEYTVMIKNVKEKTEISRRTSSVTELVKLYEALNNDLRALLDKIQQ
- a CDS encoding rubredoxin, which encodes MVKWQCTVCGYIYDPEFGDPDNGVQAGTSFEDLPDEWVCPECGAEKDQFEPYTEEEE
- the glgA gene encoding glycogen synthase GlgA — translated: MKVVFIASEAVPFAKTGGLADVAGALPRSLVNSGIDTQIILPRYKGIGGKKEWSAHLKMAVDHRVDYYRQDNYIFIDNRDFYARDGLYGDSSGDFPDNCERFTFFCRAALKVLERESYDIVHCHDWQSGLVPLYMKSKRLKARSVFTIHNLGYQGKFSKDKFPILGIEKKYFSPGGLEFYGDVNFLKAGIVYADAVTTVSPNYAREIQTPELGFGLDGVLRTRANDLHGILNGIDYEQWNPSSDKLLYEQYVDFDGKQRNKSRLCSDHGLDTNRPLIGVVSRIAGQKGFDILLCALDEIIKMGYNMIILGFGEESYHHKLLKLQDVYHGRLCVNIKFDNKLAHRIYAGSDFFLMPSKYEPCGLGQLISLRYGTVPIVRSTGGLADTVHEFDSENLSGNGFLFTEYSGRALASAAETARDVFRQAEKYRSLSESCMKYDFSWEESAKKYAQLYAGLLSS